Proteins from a genomic interval of Triplophysa rosa unplaced genomic scaffold, Trosa_1v2 scaffold305_ERROPOS295229, whole genome shotgun sequence:
- the LOC130550410 gene encoding vitronectin, which translates to MKAFQSALFLLLLLQGVKSQETGSCAQPSPMCCEGQNDECYRGCYCDEACLQRNECCPDYTQTCPPPTELPYSSTTTKPTTTPRPNTPSTTTPTTPSTTTSNQPQNNLCPHRTQRPHSNCQQPQQEEPPCTSLYSLLEKYFSSIITIVQSFRNY; encoded by the exons ATGAAGGCTTTTCAGAGTGCACTTTTCTTATTGCTGCTGCTTCAGGGAGTAAAGAGCCAGGAAACAG gATCATGTGCTCAACCCTCACCAATGTGCTGTGAGGGCCAAAATGATGAATGCTATCGTGGGTGTTATTGTGATGAGGCGTGCTTGCAGAGAAACGAATGCTGTCCTGACTACACACAGACATGCCCCCCAC CTACAGAACTACCATACTCATCAACCACAACAAAACCAACAACCACCCCACGACCAAATACACCATCAACCACCACACCAACCACACCATCAACCACAACGAGCAATCAACCTCAGAACAACCTCTGTCCTCACCGAACTCAGCGACCTCATTCAAATTGTCAACAACCCCAGCAGGAAGAACCTCCATGTACATCCCTATACTCTCTTTTAGAGAAATATTTCTCCAGCATCATTACGATTGTGCAGTCTTTCAGAAACTATTAA